In Miscanthus floridulus cultivar M001 chromosome 5, ASM1932011v1, whole genome shotgun sequence, one genomic interval encodes:
- the LOC136455585 gene encoding desmethyl-deoxy-podophyllotoxin synthase-like: MQLQIDNGMYHLRSFLSVRCLLGALPHHAMRALAQRYGDVVLLRLGHVPTVVVSSPEAARQVLRTHDAVVSNRPLYVTADILTYGGQNIAFAPSGCPHWKEVRRLCATELLSPRRVLSFRPIREEEAASLVRSVAATSPPVVNVSERVKVLMNDVLMRCAVGDRCPMRDEYIAELDEALRLLAGFNLVDLFPGSRLARALGAGALRAAREVHDKVHRIVQAIIQDHASKAANNDGEGSEDDDILDVLLRLQRDGGLETVLTTEVVCAVLFDVFAAGSETTATTTIWTMSELAKNPGVMRRAQSEVRRVLQGKTRVAEADIQGRLPYLQAVIRETLRLHPPLPLILPRSCAEPITIMGHDVPAGTTVFVNAWAIGRDERWWPDASEFKPERFDGEGEGDGTVDFSGADFRFLPGGGGRRMCPGLTFGLANIEMALASLLYHFDWELPGGADPSELDMVEAYGITARRKTDLVLKATPFVPAN, encoded by the exons atgcaactacaaATTGACAATGGAATGTACCACCTCCGGTCCTTTTTATCTGTGCGCTGCTTGCTGGGCGCGCTGCCGCACCACGCGATGCGGGCGCTGGCGCAGAGGTACGGTGACGTCGTGCTCCTCCGCCTCGGGCACGTCCCCACCGTGGTGGTCTCCTCCCCGGAGGCGGCGAGGCAGGTGCTGAGGACGCACGACGCCGTCGTCTCCAACCGGCCCCTGTACGTGACAGCCGACATCCTCACCTACGGTGGCCAGAACATCGCCTTCGCGCCCTCCGGCTGCCCGCACTGGAAGGAGGTCCGCCGGCTCTGCGCCACGGAGCTGCTGAGCCCCAGGCGCGTGCTGTCCTTCCGCCCCATccgggaggaggaggcggcgagcCTGGTCCGGTCCGTCGCGGCGACGTCGCCGCCGGTCGTGAACGTCAGCGAGCGGGTCAAGGTCCTCATGAACGACGTCCTGATGAGGTGCGCCGTCGGCGACAGGTGCCCGATGAGGGACGAGTACATCGCCGAGCTGGACGAGGCGCTCAGGCTCCTCGCCGGGTTCAACCTCGTCGACCTGTTCCCGGGCTCGCGCCTCGCCAGGGCGCTCGGCGCCGGGGCCCTGCGAGCCGCGAGGGAGGTGCACGACAAGGTGCACCGCATCGTGCAAGCCATCATCCAGGACCATGCAAGCAAGGCGGCCAACAACGACGGCGAGGGCTCTGAGGACGACGACATCCTCGACGTCCTGCTACGGCTTCAGCGCGATGGTGGGCTGGAGACCGTGCTCACCACAGAAGTTGTCTGCGCGGTGTTGTTC gatGTCTTCGCCGCTGGCTCAGAGACTACAGCGACGACGACCATATGGACCATGTCGGAGCTCGCCAAGAACCCGGGCGTGATGCGGCGAGCGCAGTCAGAGGTCCGGCGAGTCCTTCAGGGCAAGACAAGGGTAGCCGAGGCGGACATCCAGGGGCGTCTACCCTACCTCCAGGCAGTGATCAGGGAGACGCTCAGGCTGCACCCTCCATTGCCGCTCATCCTCCCAAGGTCCTGTGCTGAGCCGATCACGATCATGGGCCACGACGTGCCCGCGGGCACCACGGTGTTCGTCAACGCGTGGGCGATCGGCAGAGACGAGAGGTGGTGGCCTGACGCGAGCGAGTTTAAACCTGAGAGGTTCgacggcgagggcgagggcgatggCACGGTGGATTTCAGCGGCGCAGACTTCAGGTtcctccccggcggcggcggccgaagGATGTGCCCGGGCTTGACGTTTGGGCTGGCCAACATTGAGATGGCGCTTGCGAGCCTGCTTTATCACTTCGACTGGGAGCTGCCCGGTGGAGCAGATCCCAGCGAGCTAGACATGGTTGAAGCTTATGGGATCACGGCACGCCGGAAAACTGATCTCGTGCTGAAAGCTACACCTTTTGTCCCCGCGAACTAG
- the LOC136454049 gene encoding LOW QUALITY PROTEIN: uncharacterized protein (The sequence of the model RefSeq protein was modified relative to this genomic sequence to represent the inferred CDS: deleted 1 base in 1 codon; substituted 1 base at 1 genomic stop codon) — protein MKRKQRASAAAANADNDSDADEPSQTPLPLESFSGDACAALTARYGRSAAPQHRHLLASGAAIRSILLDDGLPLTPASYLPAAVSALRAAGSADPAAAAALASLLVILLPHIPSSPSSLPPDAASESASALAAFLSSPDASRLTTGTVRSVVKSLGHLTLHLDAATDWDAVAAPLEALLAASVDQRAKVRKCAQESVEKLFAYLGQCDSTKKASNAATGMFEKHISSAQSLIHSNIDISEGKETEAAHMLGTMVNLVPHLSKKARKKVFLDAYQLLGPCFTPLTRHVLRLLATLLDHLKAEGVESEVESLVSSVVAYLPYDEKKPDDTIVSAFHLIKICLDKLVGRSKLWMEVFPTAFEAVSGYLILGRKCSDDIAKVVQDCIDSHIDQNVFVANGPQLTNSGFEGLSDQSAMKSICLTINSRLHTCAYPPDSILTVVLGLFLKIGESSFIFMKDILLTLAKFAMKVDKESQLRNVEECIGAAVIAMGPDKVLSLLPIAFDENRLTCSNTWLLPILDKYTYGAPLQFFLEHIVPLAKSVQNASNRVKKERKRKELQSWTDQLWNLLPSFCRYPIDVHHSFGSLSKLLVEISKCDDCLYKSAVKALQQLLDGTRRLSTGGQDVEIYMELSALFSSKPDSFKCACLDRCSKKDARKNLKVLASHSASLLCTFTEYFLDSSPEKRAHLKVALRCLAQLSGSMNICELFVHXSLVKRFDLEDTPLEPECKTDEEDRMDELVKKEDRKDEESTEFKTGEVDRKDGESTECKTDENEIDRKDEEGTDATVELNNKRFLLLELISTFVEVADEDLLDKLFGFIKSCLLDSSMSCHSKALFALSIIVKEHSEYSLAHLDEMMLLLHGMKSALDSTVLESQLLCYQHLLVHMIKVNEENTSKKAFLILNELIVALKSKKESRKLAYDVLLATSTNLRSSESNSADLDLQRLFTMVMGYLSSPSPHIVSGAIAALSLLIYSDANFCMEVPNLIESVLVLLQHKAIEVTKAALGFVKVLVTSLQPQKLLNLQADIVSGILPWSLVTKHHFKGKVVLILEILIRKCGFDAINLITPDKFKGFVRSVEEGRKGNCNQTDGAHLEAKEHEQRDGKRRKWVDTNAETGQDGTPSRPPPNSWSAGKKQGRDFHLKKRTGRGNPHAAKRHQSRDSGGKGDRTNFKPKSKWQPGNSQGNRGDKSPGSNQKRTRGGASSKMQNSEARAPGHSPSFKKRKRSTA, from the exons ATGAAGAGGAAGCAGAGAGCCTCGGCGGCCGCCGCCAACGCGGACAACGACTCCGACGCCGACGAGCCCTCTCAAACCCCGCTCCCCCTCGAGTCCTTCTCTGGCGACGCCTGCGCCGCCCTCACAGCTCGCTACGGCCGCTCAGCCGCCCCGCAGCACCGCCACCTCCTCGCCTCAGGCGCCGCCATCCGCTCCATCCTCCTCGACGACGGCCTGCCGCTTACCCCAGCGTCCTACCTCCCCGCGGCCGTCTCTGCCCTTCGTGCCGCCGGGTCTGCagaccccgccgccgccgccgccctcgcctcTCTGCTTGTCATCCTGCTGCCCCACATCCCATCCTCCCCTTCGTCCCTCCCGCCAGACGCCGCCTCCGAATCTGCCTCCGCACTCGCCGCCTTCCTGTCGTCCCCCGACGCCTCCCGGCTCACGACAGGCACCGTGCGCTCGGTGGTCAAGTCCCTCGGCCACTTGACCCTCCATCTCGATGCTGCAACTGATTGGGATGCTGTGGCGGCACCTCTGGAAGCTCTCCTTGCGGCTTCTGTGGACCAGCGGGCCAAG GTTCGAAAATGCGCTCAGGAGAGTGTTGAAAAGCTGTTTGCTTACTTGGGACAGTGTGATTCCACGAAGAAAGCTAGCAATGCTGCAACTGGCATGTTTGAGAAGCACATTTCTTCAGCCCAAAGTCTTATCCATTCGAATATAGATATTTCGGAGGGTAAAGAGACAGAAGCGGCTCATATGCTAGGTACAATGGTGAATTTAGTTCCACATCTATCAAAGAAGGCAAGGAAGAAGGTGTTCTTGGATGCTTATCAGTTATTGGGCCCTTGTTTTACCCCACTTACGAGGCACGTCCTAAGGCTTTTGGCAACCTTGTTGGATCATCTGAAGGCTGAAGGTGTTGAATCCGAGGTGGAGAGTCTTGTATCCTCGGTGGTTGCTTACCTGCCTTATGATGAGAAGAAGCCTGATGATACCATTGTCTCAGCATTTCACCTAATTAAAATTTGCTTGGATAAACTTGTTGGCCGCTCAAAGTTGTGGATGGAAGTTTTTCCAACTGCATTCGAGGCAGTTTCAG GATACTTAATTCTGGGCAGAAAATGTTCAGATGATATAGCAAAAGTTGTGCAAGACTGTATTGATTCTCATATTGACCAAAATGTTTTTGTCGCTAATGGACCACAGCTAACCAACAGTGGCTTTGAGGGTTTGAGTGATCAAAGTGCCATGAAATCAATCTGTTTAACAATCAACAGCAGACTTCACACGTGTGCTTATCCTCCGGATAGTATCTTAACAGTAGTATTGGGTTTATTTCTGAAAATTG GAGAAAGCTCTTTTATCTTTATGAAAGATATCCTACTTACTTTGGCAAAGTTTGCTATGAAAGTGGACAAAGAATCACAACTGAGGAAT GTTGAAGAATGCATTGGAGCAGCAGTGATTGCTATGGGACCAGATAAAGTACTTTCATTACTTCCAATAGCTTTTGATGAAAACCGGTTGACATGCTCAAATACTTGGCTTCTACCTATTCTGGACAAGTATACATACGGAGCTCCGCTGCAATTTTTTCTAGAGCATATTGTACCACTAGCAAAATCTGTACAAAATGCATCTAACAGGG TCAAGAAAGAAAGGAAACGTAAAGAGTTGCAATCTTGGACTGATCAACTGTGGAACTTGCTTCCTTCCTTCTGCCGCTATCCGATTGATGTACATCATAGCTTTGGTTCCCTGTCCAAGTTGCTGGTGGAGATTTCAAAGTGTGATGACTGTCTATACAAATCTGCTGTTAAAGCCCTGCAG CAACTTCTAGATGGGACCAGAAGATTAAGTACTGGTGGTCAAGACGTTGAAATCTATATGGAACTTTCAGCCTTGTTCTCCTCAAAACCTGATAGCTTCAAATGTGCATGTTTAGATAGGTGCTCCAAAAAAGATGCCCGCAAGAACTTGAAAGTTCTAGCATCACATTCTGCCAGTCTTCTCTGCACTTTCACGGAATATTTCCTTGACTCCTCACCTGAAAAGCGTGCTCATTTGAAG GTTGCTTTGAGATGCCTGGCTCAACTTTCTGGTAGCATGAACATATGTGAGCTTTTTGTT CACTAATCACTAGTCAAAAGGTTTGATTTAGAAGATACTCCATTGGAGCCAGAATGCAAAACTGATGAAGAAGATAGGATGGATGAACTTGTCAAAAAGGAAGATAGGAAGGATGAAGAAAGTACTGAATTCAAAACTGGTGAAGTAGATAGGAAGGATGGAGAAAGTACTGAATGCAAAACTGATGAGAATGAGATAGATAGGAAGGACGAAGAAGGTACTGATGCAACAGTGGAGCTAAATAATAAGAG GTTTCTTCTATTAGAACTCATTTCCACATTTGTTGAAGTTGCTGATGAGGATCTGCTTGATAAACTTTTTGGATTTATCAAGTCTTGTTTGCTG GACAGTAGCATGTCTTGTCACAGTAAAGCTCTCTTCGCGTTAAGCATAATTGTGAAG GAACATAGTGAATATTCTTTGGCTCATTTGGATGAAATGATGCTATTGCTTCATGGAATGAAGTCAGCTTTGGATAGCACAGTTTTAGAAAGCCAACTATTATGCTACCAGCATTTATTGGTTCACATGATTAAG GTTAATGAAGAGAACACCAGCAAGAAGGCATTCTTGATTCTAAATGAGCTAATAGTTGCACTAAAG TCTAAGAAGGAAAGTAGAAAATTAGCGTATGATGTGCTCCTGGCAACTAGTACAAACTTGAGGAGCTCAGAGTCAAATAGTGCAGATTTAGATCTTCAACGACTGTTTACAATG GTAATGGGATATCTTTCAAGTCCATCTCCTCACATAGTGAGTGGAGCAATTGCTGCACTATCATTGCTTATATACAGTGATGCTAATTTTTGCATGGAAGTACCGAATCTGATAGAGTCAGTATTAGTTTTGCTGCAACATAAAGCCATTGAAGTAACTAAA GCAGCCTTGGGCTTTGTCAAGGTATTGGTAACTTCTTTGCAACCACAAAAACTATTGAACTTGCAAGCAGATATCGTAAGTGGGATATTACCATGGTCATTGGTTACAAAGCACCATTTCAAAGGGAAG GTTGTACTAATATTAGAAATATTGATTAGGAAATGCGGGTTTGATGCTATCAACTTAATTACACCTGACAAGTTCAAGGGCTTTGTTAGAAGTGTTGAAGAG GGTCGCAAGGGAAATTGTAACCAAACTGATGGTGCACATCTCGAGGCAAAAGAACATGAGCAACGTGATGGCAAAAG GAGGAAATGGGTTGACACTAATGCTGAAACTGGACAAGATGGAACACCTAGTCGACCACCACCAAATAGTTGGTCAGCTGGGAAGAAGCAGGGCAGGGATTTTCATTTGAAGAAAAGGACAGGGAGAGGCAACCCTCATGCTGCAAAAAGGCATCAAAGCAGAGATTCAGGTGGCAAAGGCGATAGGACTAATTTCAAGCCAAAGTCAAAATGGCAACCAGGAAATAGCCAAGGAAACAGAGGCGATAAATCGCCTGGCAGCAACCAAAAAAGAACTAGGGGCGGTGCCTCCAGCAAGATGCAAAATAGTGAGGCTCGAGCACCTGGGCACTCTCCTAGTTTCAAGAAGCGTAAGAGATCGACAGCATAA